In the Nitrospirales bacterium LBB_01 genome, one interval contains:
- a CDS encoding Uma2 family endonuclease, producing the protein MQTIERDLDLTEIINGEEIMGPSPFFKHQDIVGNLYGIIRHHVKTNKLGKVLLSPLDIIFEEGVNRLQPDILFIRKDNLSIAQDWIRGVPDMVCEIISQSSYEMDTEVKKAIYEKYKVPEYWIVMPEPQTIEILTIVGSKYKLHSVAAFEGVVTSKVIEGLTVSISDIFE; encoded by the coding sequence GTGCAGACGATAGAAAGAGATTTAGACTTAACGGAAATCATCAACGGAGAGGAAATCATGGGGCCTAGTCCATTTTTTAAACATCAGGATATTGTCGGCAATCTATACGGCATTATACGCCACCACGTAAAGACTAATAAATTGGGTAAGGTTCTTTTGTCGCCGCTTGACATAATCTTTGAAGAAGGGGTTAACAGGCTTCAACCCGATATATTGTTTATCAGAAAAGATAATCTGAGCATTGCACAGGATTGGATAAGAGGCGTGCCGGATATGGTTTGTGAAATTATATCTCAGAGTAGTTATGAAATGGATACCGAAGTAAAGAAAGCAATATATGAGAAATACAAGGTGCCGGAGTATTGGATAGTCATGCCTGAGCCGCAAACGATTGAGATATTAACCATCGTGGGCAGCAAGTATAAACTCCATTCTGTTGCAGCATTTGAAGGCGTTGTCACATCAAAAGTCATAGAGGGGCTTACAGTTAGTATCAGCGATATATTTGAGTAG
- a CDS encoding DivIVA domain-containing protein — protein MRITPLDIQQKQFPVKFRGFDVEEVYAFLEVLREEMEELLRENTSLKEQIHIIESQLKEHKNMESTLRETLITAQQMIEAYKSNARKEAELITREAELKADEIIKRAQERVVKIHEDIVDLKGIRRHYKEEMRRLSEKIMREIEFDKEREGESEEWDENRRQSFGNDSDET, from the coding sequence ATGAGAATAACACCGCTTGATATTCAGCAGAAGCAGTTTCCGGTCAAATTCAGAGGGTTTGACGTGGAGGAGGTGTATGCTTTTTTAGAGGTGCTGCGTGAGGAGATGGAGGAGCTGTTAAGGGAAAACACATCCTTAAAGGAACAGATCCACATAATAGAGAGTCAACTGAAAGAGCATAAAAACATGGAGTCAACGCTTCGGGAAACTCTCATTACGGCTCAACAGATGATAGAAGCCTATAAGAGTAACGCACGGAAAGAAGCCGAGTTGATAACCCGTGAGGCTGAGCTTAAAGCCGATGAAATAATAAAACGCGCCCAGGAGCGTGTTGTTAAAATACACGAGGACATAGTTGACCTAAAAGGAATCAGAAGACACTATAAAGAGGAAATGCGCAGACTGTCGGAAAAAATAATGAGAGAAATTGAGTTTGATAAAGAGCGCGAGGGAGAGAGCGAGGAGTGGGACGAAAACCGCCGCCAAAGTTTTGGAAACGACAGTGACGAAACTTAG
- the gmk gene encoding guanylate kinase gives MGQRTHKGRLYIVSAPSGTGKTTLCTSLLERVPNLRESVSFTTRKPRAGETQDVDYTFISVEEFKLMLSAGQFIEWAEVFGNYYGTSLKRIEEILASGGDVLLDIDIQGVRQIKAKHTDAVFIFILPPSMEILENRLRGRGKDSEEDILKRLKIAKKEIRECVFYDYVIVNDIFDMALNQLQSVIISNRLRADGLDYQWLEKHFDIH, from the coding sequence ATGGGACAGCGAACACATAAAGGCAGGCTATATATAGTGTCGGCGCCTTCAGGAACCGGCAAAACCACGCTGTGCACATCCTTGCTTGAGCGGGTGCCCAATTTGAGGGAATCCGTCTCTTTCACTACACGCAAGCCCAGAGCCGGCGAAACACAGGATGTGGATTACACGTTTATAAGCGTTGAGGAATTTAAACTTATGCTCAGTGCCGGACAGTTTATAGAATGGGCGGAGGTCTTTGGCAACTACTACGGCACATCTTTAAAGAGAATTGAAGAGATACTTGCCTCAGGAGGCGATGTGCTGCTTGATATAGACATTCAGGGGGTAAGACAAATTAAGGCCAAACACACGGATGCCGTATTTATATTTATTCTGCCGCCTTCCATGGAAATTCTTGAGAATCGGCTAAGGGGACGAGGTAAGGACTCTGAGGAGGATATTTTAAAAAGACTCAAGATTGCAAAAAAAGAGATACGGGAGTGCGTCTTTTACGATTATGTTATCGTTAATGATATTTTTGATATGGCTCTTAATCAGTTACAGTCGGTAATCATATCAAATCGTCTGAGAGCTGACGGACTTGATTATCAATGGCTTGAAAAACATTTTGATATACATTAA
- a CDS encoding ATP-binding protein: protein MSQKWDPLEEKPSDEIVTATIKRQIKNILKSYTGWYDPFSELIQNALDAVDHRRQLEASGKYEPHIWIKIDIKNKTLSVTDNGIGFSEEQFRNFLAPNVSYKKPNNRGNKGVGATYLGYGFNFLQIGTKLADYYFVGNMTNGREWVEDDSGTEVRPNIKETTKIIHEAFGQIDRGSTFSICLTGNYIRPKDLAYSGAKTASQWSVVLRVKTPLGGIYFNGEDYYHPKCHLTVIDENNVTTEEDIGNCEYLFPHKVISTCKSLRDINAKQQDLIKKRKDASKLPDSFYKLNGLYNYWTTDEIISDESKIQWSSNEKDLINNFKMHCYVFFCYSTDVWDKYNDDIVKLRKGNRILKGGLQLATNNMPQGDLIDIPLTRNTHYQNVTHIIAHYYGADPDLGRKGFQPELVDVAKKFSAGIVKMFINWRHLLKKETGAPPNIVAEKKIYDWIREQEEHEKSKPLFISRTDAFLPVKEPSLTSQPLNEQDVISLFNQLLAGGVIRGITIMSTSQHEQYDGICRIRLLKPFENHIFDKITNPLGVEESKVSEEFTSPPKVLEYKYSFSALLEEIEKEVKIEQQIGLVVAWDMGGNWQARYDITPLLHFDNLHLRSFHGLTHIIKSASTGDHVFYAIILSELIEYINDPDEAQDIQKTKYMSNI, encoded by the coding sequence ATGTCACAAAAGTGGGATCCTTTAGAAGAAAAACCCTCAGATGAAATTGTAACTGCAACTATTAAGCGGCAAATCAAGAATATTCTAAAATCCTATACAGGATGGTACGATCCGTTTTCGGAGCTAATCCAAAATGCACTGGATGCCGTTGACCACAGAAGACAGTTAGAAGCAAGTGGAAAATATGAACCACATATTTGGATAAAGATAGATATAAAGAATAAAACTCTTTCTGTAACTGACAATGGTATCGGTTTTTCAGAAGAGCAATTCAGAAACTTTTTAGCACCTAATGTTTCATACAAGAAACCTAATAATCGTGGTAATAAAGGCGTAGGAGCTACGTATTTGGGTTATGGTTTTAACTTTCTTCAAATAGGAACAAAACTTGCTGATTATTATTTTGTTGGGAATATGACTAACGGTCGGGAATGGGTTGAAGATGATAGTGGTACAGAGGTACGTCCAAATATAAAGGAGACAACTAAAATAATCCACGAAGCATTTGGACAAATTGATAGAGGTTCAACATTTAGTATTTGTCTAACTGGAAATTACATTAGACCGAAGGACCTTGCATATAGTGGTGCAAAAACCGCATCGCAATGGAGCGTTGTTTTGAGAGTTAAAACTCCACTTGGCGGCATTTATTTCAATGGAGAGGATTACTATCATCCTAAATGTCATTTGACTGTTATAGACGAAAACAATGTAACTACTGAAGAAGACATAGGAAACTGTGAATATCTTTTTCCTCATAAAGTCATTTCAACCTGTAAGTCATTGCGTGATATAAACGCTAAACAGCAGGATTTAATTAAAAAACGAAAAGATGCTTCGAAGCTTCCCGATAGTTTCTATAAACTTAACGGACTGTATAATTACTGGACTACTGATGAAATCATATCTGATGAATCCAAAATACAATGGAGTAGCAATGAAAAAGACTTGATAAACAATTTTAAAATGCACTGTTATGTATTTTTCTGTTATTCGACGGATGTCTGGGATAAATACAATGATGATATTGTTAAATTAAGAAAAGGAAATAGAATTTTAAAAGGGGGATTACAATTAGCAACTAATAATATGCCACAAGGTGACTTAATTGATATACCTTTAACAAGAAATACCCACTATCAAAATGTGACACATATTATTGCTCATTATTACGGTGCTGATCCTGACCTAGGTAGAAAAGGTTTCCAGCCAGAATTGGTTGATGTGGCTAAAAAGTTTTCAGCAGGTATCGTTAAGATGTTTATAAATTGGCGGCATTTGCTAAAAAAAGAAACAGGAGCACCGCCTAATATTGTTGCTGAAAAGAAGATATATGATTGGATTAGAGAACAGGAAGAGCACGAAAAAAGCAAGCCGCTTTTTATATCGAGAACTGATGCCTTTCTTCCCGTCAAAGAACCCTCCCTCACATCTCAACCTCTCAATGAGCAAGATGTCATCTCATTATTCAATCAACTGCTTGCAGGTGGTGTCATACGAGGAATTACTATAATGTCGACAAGTCAGCATGAACAGTACGATGGAATTTGTCGAATTCGTTTACTGAAACCTTTTGAAAACCATATTTTTGACAAGATAACTAATCCATTGGGGGTTGAGGAAAGTAAAGTGAGTGAAGAGTTTACTTCTCCCCCAAAAGTATTAGAGTACAAGTATTCATTTTCTGCTCTTTTAGAAGAAATAGAAAAGGAAGTAAAGATTGAACAACAAATTGGTTTGGTAGTTGCATGGGATATGGGAGGAAATTGGCAAGCAAGATATGATATAACTCCCCTCTTACATTTTGATAATTTACATCTTCGCTCTTTCCATGGTTTGACTCACATAATTAAAAGCGCATCTACAGGGGATCATGTTTTTTATGCTATTATCTTGTCTGAACTTATCGAATATATAAATGATCCAGATGAGGCTCAAGATATTCAAAAAACTAAATATATGTCAAACATATGA
- the trpD gene encoding anthranilate phosphoribosyltransferase, translating to MIREAINILTQGINLSSAEMIDCMTEIMEGKATDAQIAAFLTALKIKGETVEEITAAVTVMREKSIKIKAPDGIVDTCGTGGDLSHTFNISTTAAIVTSACGIPVAKHGNRSSSSRSGSADVLEALGVKINLSPESVEKCLFETGFGFLFAPLFHPAMKYAVTPRREIGIRTIFNILGPLTNPAGAKRQTVGVFDSALTEPLARVLGNLGAIDAMVFHGTDGLDEVTISNGTRVSRFSGGSVNNLVFTPEDFRLDRASLSDIAGGSREDNARITMEILSGKKGPMRDIVVMNSACALMVSEGQYDIDNAVNIVVETLESGRALKKLEEIKRDSASLSN from the coding sequence ATGATACGAGAGGCTATAAACATACTGACTCAAGGGATAAACCTAAGCAGCGCTGAAATGATTGACTGTATGACAGAAATAATGGAGGGCAAAGCCACAGACGCCCAAATTGCAGCCTTTTTAACAGCCCTTAAGATAAAAGGCGAAACGGTTGAAGAGATAACGGCTGCCGTCACTGTAATGAGAGAAAAGTCCATAAAGATAAAAGCGCCGGATGGCATTGTGGATACGTGCGGCACCGGAGGCGATCTTTCCCACACATTTAACATATCAACAACCGCAGCAATTGTGACCTCTGCTTGCGGAATTCCTGTAGCTAAGCACGGTAACCGCTCCTCGTCAAGCCGCAGTGGGAGCGCCGATGTGCTTGAAGCGCTTGGTGTAAAAATAAACCTTAGCCCTGAAAGTGTTGAAAAATGTCTGTTTGAGACAGGATTTGGTTTTCTATTTGCGCCTCTTTTTCATCCAGCTATGAAATACGCTGTAACCCCGCGACGAGAAATAGGGATAAGGACGATTTTTAATATATTAGGACCTCTGACAAACCCGGCAGGAGCCAAGCGTCAAACAGTCGGAGTCTTTGACTCTGCGTTAACAGAGCCGCTTGCAAGGGTGCTTGGAAATCTGGGCGCTATTGATGCTATGGTGTTTCATGGCACTGACGGACTTGATGAGGTCACAATATCTAACGGCACACGTGTATCACGCTTTTCAGGAGGCAGTGTTAACAATCTGGTGTTTACGCCGGAGGATTTTCGTCTGGACAGGGCATCGCTTTCTGACATAGCAGGTGGCAGCCGTGAGGACAATGCCCGCATTACTATGGAAATTCTAAGTGGTAAAAAAGGCCCCATGCGGGACATTGTTGTAATGAACTCAGCCTGTGCTCTTATGGTATCAGAGGGTCAGTATGACATAGATAATGCTGTTAATATCGTAGTTGAGACATTGGAAAGCGGGCGGGCGTTAAAGAAATTAGAGGAAATAAAGCGAGACTCAGCTTCTTTGTCAAACTAA
- a CDS encoding aminodeoxychorismate/anthranilate synthase component II yields MLLMIDNYDSFTYNLVQYLGELGQNIKVYRNDKITLSEIEKLNPEKIVISPGPCTPNEAGISVDLIKTFCNKIPILGVCLGHQSIGAAFNADIVRADRLMHGKTSLIYHDSRGIFKGIPNPFEATRYHSLIIKNGTLSDEFEITAWTGADEIMGVRHKSYPLDGVQFHPESILTKAGKDILSNFLILADIFNSRHDGD; encoded by the coding sequence ATGCTTTTAATGATAGATAATTATGACTCATTCACATACAATCTGGTTCAGTACCTGGGCGAACTGGGACAGAACATAAAAGTTTATAGAAACGATAAAATCACCCTCAGTGAAATTGAGAAACTGAACCCTGAGAAAATCGTTATTTCTCCCGGCCCCTGCACACCTAATGAGGCCGGAATTTCCGTTGATTTAATCAAAACCTTCTGTAACAAAATTCCGATTCTTGGAGTCTGTCTTGGCCATCAGTCAATAGGGGCTGCATTTAACGCAGACATTGTCAGAGCTGACAGACTGATGCACGGAAAGACCTCGTTGATTTATCACGACAGCCGCGGCATATTTAAAGGTATTCCAAACCCGTTTGAAGCCACACGGTATCATTCGCTTATAATAAAAAACGGTACGCTTTCCGATGAGTTTGAAATCACCGCATGGACAGGTGCCGATGAGATTATGGGCGTCAGACACAAGTCATATCCCTTAGATGGGGTGCAGTTTCACCCCGAGTCAATACTTACAAAAGCCGGCAAGGATATACTTTCAAACTTTCTGATACTTGCCGACATATTTAATAGCCGTCATGACGGAGATTAA
- a CDS encoding DNA-directed RNA polymerase subunit omega: MDLISLPIELDDDKIDGRFRLVNIVAQRAKELSHRGKPKIATKAKRITTIALEESLQYILEYITGDEAKQANEEARRLDYKRFLEEKRRETEQEDLSELEKDLKFYLTEKEEIDKTPTIDIESLFSDGDKSYDEEV; the protein is encoded by the coding sequence ATGGATTTAATATCGCTGCCGATTGAGCTTGACGATGACAAGATAGACGGCCGTTTCAGACTTGTTAATATTGTGGCTCAAAGGGCAAAGGAGTTATCCCACAGGGGTAAGCCTAAGATAGCAACTAAAGCTAAGCGCATAACAACCATTGCTCTTGAGGAATCCCTTCAATACATACTTGAGTATATAACAGGGGATGAGGCAAAGCAAGCCAACGAGGAGGCACGTCGTCTTGATTACAAACGGTTCCTTGAGGAAAAACGCAGGGAGACCGAACAAGAGGATCTGTCAGAGCTGGAAAAAGATCTCAAATTCTACCTAACCGAAAAAGAGGAAATAGACAAGACTCCAACCATAGACATAGAGAGCCTGTTTTCAGATGGGGATAAGTCATACGACGAAGAGGTGTAG
- the coaBC gene encoding bifunctional phosphopantothenoylcysteine decarboxylase/phosphopantothenate--cysteine ligase CoaBC has translation MGISHTTKRCSNSPCIILGVTGSIAAYKAPELVRAFKDVSCGVRVVMTDAAARFVSPLSLEVVSENPVVMDSFSDPLVHIELTRDAAFFLTAPASLNTITKFALPLADNLLTTMFTAYSGASAIAPAMNSKMYENPIFKRRLNFLKSMGVIEIPPESGSLACGDVGVGKMAAIETIVSTVMAHLNGKKDMAGMKVLVTAGPTREYIDPVRFLTNRSSGKMGYAVAYEAAKRGATVTLISGPVSLPVFNAGRVINVETSSEMEQAVLSEYKNSHIVVKAAAVSDFKPETYNSLKITRQDGFNLSLTKTHDILARIAKERAGKKTPFIVGFAAETGANVERAREKLIKKGADLIVFNDVTAEGAGFDVDSNIISIVTEEQVIDFPQMSKSLCAGKIFDAVLNKLTTGHNG, from the coding sequence ATGGGGATAAGTCATACGACGAAGAGGTGTAGTAACAGCCCCTGCATCATTTTAGGTGTAACGGGGAGCATTGCGGCCTATAAGGCGCCGGAGCTTGTACGTGCCTTTAAAGACGTCTCATGCGGCGTGCGTGTTGTGATGACTGATGCGGCAGCACGCTTTGTCTCTCCGCTTAGTCTTGAAGTCGTCTCGGAAAATCCGGTTGTCATGGACTCGTTTTCCGACCCCCTTGTGCACATTGAGCTTACAAGGGACGCCGCTTTTTTTTTGACGGCACCGGCCTCTTTAAATACCATCACAAAGTTTGCGCTGCCACTTGCTGATAATCTCCTTACAACCATGTTTACGGCATATAGCGGAGCCTCTGCCATTGCTCCTGCCATGAATTCAAAGATGTACGAAAACCCAATTTTTAAACGGCGGCTCAATTTTCTAAAGAGTATGGGTGTGATAGAGATACCTCCGGAGAGCGGCTCGCTTGCCTGCGGAGATGTTGGAGTTGGCAAGATGGCTGCAATTGAAACAATAGTATCAACTGTTATGGCGCATCTTAATGGTAAAAAAGACATGGCGGGAATGAAGGTGCTTGTTACGGCTGGCCCCACAAGAGAGTACATTGACCCTGTAAGGTTTCTTACAAATCGCTCTTCGGGCAAAATGGGTTATGCAGTTGCCTATGAAGCGGCAAAGCGCGGCGCCACGGTGACTTTAATAAGCGGCCCCGTATCGCTGCCTGTTTTTAACGCAGGCCGTGTCATTAACGTTGAGACATCCTCCGAGATGGAACAAGCCGTGCTCAGTGAGTATAAGAATTCGCACATTGTAGTTAAAGCCGCTGCTGTTTCAGACTTTAAGCCTGAAACATATAACTCTTTAAAAATCACAAGACAAGACGGTTTTAATTTAAGTCTTACTAAAACTCACGATATACTGGCAAGGATTGCCAAAGAGCGTGCGGGTAAAAAAACCCCGTTTATAGTAGGGTTTGCCGCAGAGACCGGTGCAAATGTGGAGCGGGCGCGTGAGAAGCTTATTAAAAAGGGAGCAGACCTCATCGTGTTTAACGACGTCACAGCAGAGGGGGCAGGATTTGACGTTGACTCTAACATTATCTCTATAGTGACAGAGGAGCAGGTTATTGACTTCCCACAGATGAGCAAAAGCCTATGTGCTGGGAAAATCTTTGATGCCGTTTTAAATAAACTTACGACTGGACACAATGGCTAA
- a CDS encoding YicC family protein yields MIQSMTGYGCAQKDSLKVEIRSVNHRYLDISFKSPVSMLKHEPMLRAIIKEHLNRGRVDVYISTTNQATSTRVMINRDFVGPLVDSLNNLKEEFKLSGSVDIASVLSFKETIIKEDEDPAEGTLEETFREALAGLINMRQQEGKHLSDIVQGRLSALFEIITEISHRQKAAISVVSEKLRQRLNELFKDFAIDENRLLQESAILSDKMDISEEIERVESHLKQFNKTLLNNDNIGKGLDFILQELNREANTISSKAGHYDIGAEAVNLKLEIEKLREQIQNIE; encoded by the coding sequence GTGATACAAAGCATGACGGGCTATGGCTGTGCTCAAAAGGATTCATTAAAGGTAGAGATTCGCTCGGTTAACCACAGATACCTTGATATTTCATTTAAGTCGCCTGTGTCTATGCTTAAACATGAACCGATGTTAAGAGCCATTATCAAAGAACACTTAAACCGCGGGCGTGTTGATGTTTATATCAGCACTACAAATCAGGCAACTAGCACACGGGTAATGATAAACAGGGATTTTGTAGGCCCTTTGGTTGACTCTTTAAATAATCTTAAAGAGGAATTTAAACTTAGCGGCAGTGTTGATATTGCCTCTGTGTTGTCCTTTAAAGAGACGATAATAAAGGAGGATGAGGATCCAGCTGAGGGAACCTTGGAGGAGACTTTTCGTGAGGCACTCGCTGGTCTTATAAATATGAGACAACAGGAGGGCAAGCATCTCTCTGACATAGTGCAGGGGCGTTTAAGCGCACTTTTTGAGATAATCACAGAAATAAGTCATCGTCAAAAGGCGGCTATTTCTGTTGTGTCAGAAAAACTTCGTCAGAGGCTCAATGAGCTTTTCAAAGACTTTGCCATAGATGAAAACCGTTTGCTACAGGAGTCGGCGATTCTTTCAGATAAGATGGACATATCAGAAGAGATTGAGCGCGTTGAAAGCCATCTCAAACAATTTAACAAAACACTTCTCAATAATGATAATATAGGTAAGGGACTTGATTTTATATTACAGGAATTAAACAGGGAGGCTAACACGATTTCGTCAAAGGCAGGGCACTATGACATAGGCGCTGAGGCGGTTAATTTGAAGCTTGAGATAGAGAAACTTCGTGAGCAGATACAGAACATTGAATAA
- the trpE gene encoding anthranilate synthase component I yields MYYPKLEEFKKISEDGNLIPVYTEILADTETPVTAYLKLCGPNSFLLESVMGGEKWARYSFLGVAPKKIIKSRGNQIEITADSKTTTKTVADPIEVLRDELSQYIPVKTQGLPRFYGGLVGYIGYECVRFFESVPVREKPSLDFPDSMFMLMDTIVIFDNLRQAIKVVANASLIGAKTPEESYKEAVAKIDALVELLKKPSVSRTLSIADNFKDSDSYKSSFAEKGQFLAAVEKSKEYIRAGDAFQIVISQRFESDIDIDPFDVYRCLRVINPSPYMFYLNFGDSKIVGSSPEILVRVEDGKITLRPIAGTRKRGRSTDEDTALELELKADPKERAEHIMLVDLGRNDVGRVAVTGSVRVTELMDVERYSHVMHIVSNVEGVLRDGLDSFDVLRACFPAGTVSGAPKVRAMEIIDELEPVMRGPYAGAVGYFGFSGSMDTCITIRTILITEGKVFVQAGAGIVADSIAENEYEETVNKAKGMFRAVNMAKYGQ; encoded by the coding sequence ATGTATTATCCAAAATTAGAGGAATTTAAAAAAATATCTGAAGACGGTAATCTTATTCCCGTCTATACTGAGATTTTAGCCGATACCGAGACTCCCGTTACGGCTTACCTAAAACTGTGCGGACCTAACTCGTTCCTGCTTGAGAGCGTTATGGGCGGCGAGAAGTGGGCAAGATATTCATTCTTAGGCGTGGCGCCTAAAAAAATCATAAAATCACGCGGTAATCAGATTGAAATCACAGCTGACAGTAAAACTACTACAAAAACGGTAGCTGACCCTATAGAGGTCTTAAGAGACGAGCTCTCGCAGTATATTCCTGTTAAAACGCAGGGGTTGCCGCGCTTTTACGGCGGATTGGTCGGATATATCGGGTATGAGTGCGTGCGATTTTTTGAAAGCGTTCCGGTAAGGGAGAAGCCGTCCCTTGATTTTCCTGACTCAATGTTCATGCTTATGGACACCATTGTCATATTTGACAACTTAAGACAGGCAATCAAAGTGGTTGCTAATGCTTCTCTCATTGGTGCGAAAACCCCTGAGGAAAGTTACAAAGAGGCTGTGGCAAAAATTGATGCCCTCGTGGAACTATTAAAAAAACCGTCTGTGAGCCGCACACTGTCAATTGCCGATAACTTTAAAGACTCAGATAGTTATAAGTCATCATTTGCCGAAAAAGGACAGTTCCTTGCGGCGGTTGAAAAATCAAAGGAATACATTCGTGCCGGGGACGCCTTTCAAATAGTTATATCTCAGCGTTTTGAGTCAGACATAGACATTGACCCCTTTGATGTGTATCGCTGCCTGAGAGTGATAAATCCCTCGCCGTACATGTTTTATTTAAACTTTGGTGACAGTAAAATAGTCGGCTCCTCACCGGAAATTCTTGTGCGGGTGGAGGATGGCAAAATCACGCTGCGACCGATTGCCGGCACTCGTAAACGCGGACGCTCAACCGATGAGGACACGGCTCTTGAGCTTGAATTAAAAGCCGACCCAAAAGAACGTGCAGAGCACATAATGCTGGTTGATTTGGGTAGAAACGATGTAGGACGGGTGGCAGTTACAGGCTCAGTACGCGTTACCGAACTTATGGACGTTGAACGCTATAGCCACGTCATGCACATAGTGTCAAACGTGGAGGGTGTCTTAAGAGACGGTCTTGATTCTTTTGACGTGTTAAGAGCATGTTTTCCAGCTGGGACAGTATCAGGAGCGCCAAAGGTGCGGGCTATGGAAATTATAGATGAACTTGAACCTGTCATGCGAGGCCCCTATGCGGGAGCTGTCGGTTATTTTGGTTTTTCAGGCTCAATGGATACCTGTATCACAATACGAACCATACTGATTACCGAGGGCAAGGTCTTTGTTCAGGCGGGAGCCGGTATTGTTGCCGACTCAATAGCTGAGAATGAATATGAGGAAACTGTTAACAAGGCAAAAGGCATGTTTCGTGCCGTTAATATGGCGAAGTACGGGCAGTAA
- a CDS encoding histidine--tRNA ligase, translated as MTKLSTLKGVCDVLPPEIYTWNRIEETSKEVFKSFGFHEVKIPVIEHSELFIRSIGETTDIVGKEMYTFMDKGGRSITLRPEGTAGMVRSYVENNLHLLPSPQKFHYYGPMFRYERPQKGRLRQFYQIGVEALGSASPLVDAEVITMAHTFFQKLNLTNLTIELNSIGCNKCRGTYRNAIVEFFSKKGVLCNDCQVRIAKNPLRMLDCKVERCVEQRTGAPVILDYICEECKTHHERLKELLTAINIDYKENPHIVRGLDYYNRTAFEITTEHLGAQKAVAAGGRYDNLVSDFNGPATPAVGFAIGIERLVALVGVTQNQNNPVFYIAPLGKDAEDKAFVLSQSLRQRAIVTECGDGLHSLKNHLKRADKLNASFVVIIGENELKTSQVLCKRLSDAFQKEIGIDDIDTLIAFAAEKPGATA; from the coding sequence GTGACGAAACTTAGTACCCTTAAGGGCGTCTGCGACGTCCTGCCGCCAGAGATATATACATGGAACCGGATAGAGGAGACTTCAAAGGAGGTCTTCAAGTCATTTGGTTTCCATGAGGTAAAGATACCTGTAATTGAACATAGTGAGCTTTTTATCCGCTCCATTGGAGAGACTACCGATATTGTCGGAAAAGAGATGTACACGTTTATGGACAAAGGGGGCAGAAGCATAACCCTTCGCCCAGAGGGCACAGCCGGTATGGTGAGGAGCTATGTTGAAAACAACCTGCACCTTCTGCCGTCTCCGCAAAAATTCCACTACTATGGCCCAATGTTTAGATATGAGCGTCCTCAAAAAGGACGGCTCCGGCAGTTTTACCAAATCGGTGTTGAGGCTCTAGGCTCAGCTAGTCCTCTTGTTGATGCTGAGGTAATTACTATGGCTCACACGTTTTTTCAGAAGCTAAATTTAACCAACCTCACCATAGAACTTAACTCTATCGGATGCAATAAGTGCAGGGGCACATATAGGAATGCTATTGTTGAATTTTTTTCCAAAAAAGGAGTGCTCTGTAACGACTGTCAAGTGCGTATTGCTAAAAACCCTTTGCGGATGCTTGATTGTAAAGTGGAGCGATGTGTTGAGCAAAGAACAGGCGCACCGGTCATTCTTGATTACATCTGCGAGGAGTGCAAAACCCATCATGAAAGACTTAAAGAGCTGCTTACCGCTATTAATATAGATTATAAGGAAAACCCCCATATAGTGCGAGGACTGGATTACTACAACCGGACGGCTTTTGAAATTACAACCGAACACCTTGGCGCTCAGAAAGCTGTGGCAGCGGGCGGGCGTTACGATAACCTTGTTTCAGACTTTAACGGCCCGGCAACTCCCGCCGTTGGATTTGCTATCGGCATTGAGAGACTTGTTGCGCTTGTGGGAGTAACTCAAAATCAGAATAATCCGGTGTTCTATATTGCGCCGCTTGGCAAAGATGCCGAGGACAAAGCGTTTGTGCTAAGTCAATCGCTGCGCCAAAGAGCAATTGTTACAGAGTGTGGAGACGGCTTACATTCACTTAAAAATCATCTTAAGAGGGCTGATAAACTTAATGCCTCTTTTGTGGTTATAATTGGAGAAAATGAACTTAAAACCTCACAAGTCTTATGTAAGAGACTTTCGGATGCGTTTCAAAAAGAAATCGGAATAGATGATATAGATACTCTCATTGCCTTTGCTGCCGAAAAACCTGGAGCCACAGCGTGA